A single window of Methylacidimicrobium sp. AP8 DNA harbors:
- a CDS encoding RAMP superfamily CRISPR-associated protein, whose translation MEKLDLNLPDLLDHSERPKPLLAGWLAIEVVFKLRTPWYSKDDRPFHVRDNPVRKDRVFDLPFMSAASWKGLLRWACRMEDGLLEHLAEHEGGLDGWKEPSWILHLFGNGKEEDEIFSRGALHCFPTWFNKIGFEVINPHDRARRAGTQPILYEVVPASTSGTLSLLYAPMPGQARRQGVVPTEVLDRLLPALEKLLTRYGFSAKRTAGWGVAGIQARKLCTKGSGWKEAKTLAEAKTLLAKLLGEGKGKQ comes from the coding sequence GTGGAAAAGCTGGACCTCAATTTGCCGGATCTGCTCGATCACAGCGAACGGCCCAAGCCGCTCCTTGCCGGCTGGCTGGCGATTGAGGTCGTCTTCAAACTCCGGACGCCCTGGTATTCCAAGGACGACCGTCCCTTTCATGTGCGCGACAATCCGGTGCGGAAGGATCGAGTCTTCGATCTCCCTTTCATGTCGGCGGCAAGCTGGAAGGGCCTACTGCGCTGGGCCTGCCGGATGGAAGATGGCCTGCTCGAGCATCTAGCCGAGCATGAGGGCGGGCTCGATGGCTGGAAGGAGCCAAGCTGGATCCTCCATCTCTTTGGCAACGGGAAGGAAGAGGATGAAATCTTCTCACGAGGAGCTCTCCACTGCTTTCCGACCTGGTTCAACAAAATCGGCTTCGAGGTCATCAATCCCCATGATCGAGCGCGGCGAGCAGGCACCCAGCCCATCCTCTACGAGGTCGTGCCGGCTTCTACCTCCGGGACACTCTCTCTGCTTTATGCGCCGATGCCGGGCCAAGCCCGGCGCCAGGGCGTGGTGCCCACCGAAGTCCTTGATCGTCTCCTCCCGGCGCTCGAAAAGCTGCTGACCCGATACGGGTTCTCGGCCAAGCGGACGGCGGGCTGGGGAGTCGCGGGGATCCAAGCCCGGAAACTGTGCACAAAGGGCTCTGGTTGGAAGGAGGCGAAAACTCTCGCAGAGGCAAAAACCTTGCTTGCGAAGCTTCTCGGCGAGGGGAAGGGGAAACAATGA
- the cmr1 gene encoding type III-B CRISPR module RAMP protein Cmr1, which produces MRSSVIYELKARSDLWTGDCRGKPDRLVTTGLLGSIRWWFEVVVRGLGGMVCDPSGPGSCPDDSGRRCPTCEFFGCTGWARKFRFDVLDQHDMPQQIKKDNSFRFSFMPLRPIQPKEWALLDLTLRLIADYGAIGGKTVLKPSDEQNRQNEPHHKDYGLIQIERRPSDIQSFSVQMLEDYAARPCWRRVNQAGFAWASLANFWCVNGKYLARQNESFSSFNHLIGRPQPKRQSSGNDSWIAGRRPDRAHKVDAESKKVFSFKDPARTFGFVNGKDVTFDTMKTKLKCAWSDLADHEVKEGKAILKELLSGAAS; this is translated from the coding sequence ATGCGTTCTTCCGTCATTTACGAGCTCAAGGCTCGCTCCGATCTATGGACGGGCGATTGCCGCGGGAAACCCGATCGTCTGGTGACTACCGGGCTGCTGGGCTCGATCCGCTGGTGGTTCGAAGTGGTGGTCCGCGGCCTCGGCGGGATGGTGTGCGACCCTTCGGGTCCCGGCTCCTGTCCGGATGATTCGGGCCGGCGGTGCCCCACCTGTGAATTCTTCGGCTGCACCGGCTGGGCGCGGAAGTTTCGCTTCGACGTGCTGGACCAGCATGACATGCCCCAGCAGATCAAAAAGGACAATTCCTTCCGCTTCTCCTTCATGCCGCTCCGGCCGATTCAGCCGAAAGAATGGGCGCTGCTCGACCTAACACTCCGCTTGATCGCCGACTACGGGGCGATTGGGGGCAAGACCGTCCTGAAGCCTTCCGACGAGCAGAACCGGCAGAACGAGCCACACCATAAGGACTACGGCCTGATCCAAATCGAGCGCCGCCCCTCCGACATCCAATCCTTTTCCGTTCAAATGCTCGAGGACTATGCCGCCCGTCCGTGCTGGCGGAGAGTCAACCAAGCCGGCTTTGCCTGGGCCTCGCTTGCGAACTTCTGGTGCGTGAACGGAAAGTACTTGGCCCGACAGAACGAAAGCTTCAGCTCGTTTAACCATCTGATCGGACGCCCTCAGCCGAAGCGACAAAGCAGCGGGAACGATTCGTGGATCGCCGGACGCCGACCGGATCGAGCCCACAAAGTGGACGCCGAAAGCAAGAAGGTGTTCAGCTTCAAGGATCCGGCACGAACCTTCGGTTTTGTGAACGGCAAGGATGTCACCTTTGATACGATGAAAACCAAGTTGAAGTGCGCATGGAGTGATCTCGCGGACCACGAGGTAAAAGAAGGCAAGGCGATCCTAAAGGAGCTTCTCAGCGGAGCCGCTTCCTGA